Below is a window of Arabidopsis thaliana chromosome 2, partial sequence DNA.
GTAGCTGAACGTCTGGTGAAAATGGCAGAGAAGCAGGCTGGACCAATCCGACCAGGAAACTACTGGTACCAGGAGATCCTTCAATCTCATAAATTTTCCTCACCTACTAGCCCTAATGATTCTCTTCTATTCTGTTGCTTGTTACCAGGTACGACTACAGAGCTGGATTCTGGGGAGTACTGGGAAGTCACTGCCTTGGAATATTACCGGTAAACATCAGCTAACAAATCATATTTGTCAAtctcttttcgtttttttcagTATGTGTACTAAAACTGGCGAAAGGTGACTCCTTCCTTTCTTACAGCCTTTCATTGAAGAGCTCAATTACCCAATGCCAGAGAATTGCGCTGGCGGAACCACAAGAGTCTTTGTGAACGGAAGAGAGCTTCACCAGAAAGACCTGCGCTTGCTCACTGCCAGAGGTCTTCCACGGGATAGAGATCGATCCTACACTGTTTACATCTCAGGTAGAGTCATAGACGAAGATACCGGTGAAGAGCTAGATAGTCTTGGTAAACTCGCCCCAACGTAAGCTTTCACATAGCCTATAACACCTCTCTTTTTCGCCTTACCTTTCAAGTTCTCATGTATCTGAGTTTGGTCTGTGATGCTACATGGTTAGGGTCGATAAGCTAAAGCGTGGGTTTGGGATGAGAGTTCCGAGGAGAGCTACATGAAGAAATATAAAGAGCCTCTCCATTGTGTTGTTGTATTCTCTGAACATCCGTGTTAGATTATCCTAACATTACTAGGCTAAACTTTTTTCTAACTTTACAGAGCCTTATGATCAATGTAAAGAATGAGAAAGTGGAAAATGAAATATCATTATTAGTAACAAGAATCTAAAAACACCACAAAGATCTGTGTATTCAAAAGCTTACAAAAGCATTATTGAGCTTATACACTGCAAGAACTAAATTGTATCAAATCACATGATCACCACATTTTGTAGCATCTCTCCATTTGTCTTCTCACTTGTTTGTTGAgacattcttcttctgctcCCCTTTCGTTACCTGATCATCAGACACCAAAAGTCAGACTCCAAATCTAAATCTTTGGATCAAagttaccaacaaaaaaagatgaaattgGTTTATGTATTCAAACATATAATCTCCAGAAGATCGAGAAAGAAGCTTAGTCGCCTGATACGGATCAAATTCATAACCTTTATCAACACACAAATAAAGGCAATCCTGATCCATCAACGAAGACTATGAAAGAacacaaattttcaattaaaggTTGTTCCTTTCGTGCCTCAATGTTTCAAAAGGCCAAATTACTAACTCATCAAGAGTATTTGTGATCCGAATAAGATCAAAGGAGGAGCGCAACACATGAAAAATtgtgaagaaggagagaaaaagcAGCCAATGAAGATATAGATCTAACGAccaaacaagagaaagagaaggagaataCGTTTTGCAAGACGAATCCGACGGCGACGGCAGCAATTACCGCTCCGCCGAGGATAACCGGTGGGCCGGACAGCAAACTCCACTTTCGGTAAATCAtcttttctccttcttcttcttcttcttcggaacTTTCGTTTTCGTCTTCTCCGACTATCTGAAAGATTCTTATGATGATGAAATCGACAGAGTCTCTTCTCGAAGCTGGGCTTGATAGTTTTTATCTGGGCTCATGGCCCATAATGACGATATGTTCTTTTCTTAGACAAAAAgttgtaaatgaaaaaattatattcttttgaCTGGAATTAATTTTTACACTGcttgaaaatttgaaagatgGAAGAGTTTTCCACTTTTTAATCTGTTCATCCTAATAATTGCATCACTTTTACAAAGCGTTTTCATAAGTCAATCATACTAATGTGACATTTGAAATGTCTTTCTATCAATTTAATCATAAGAATTAACAACTTTAACTCACAAATAAACCTTATATAAAAtcctttctttattaattgTCATAAAGTACAATCCAACTTCATAGGgaaatcataattcataaaccctgctgaaaaacaatgaaaaaggCCAAAATCATGTAACTTTAGTCCTATAAGCCAATTTTTATCCATCggcaaaaataatttttactatactaataagtaataactaataacCCTTAAATTAAACTGACCATCTATAATTACTGCCATTAAGAGAGAGACATTACATTCACCAAATCAATTATTCAAAGCTACGACCACAACCAATCCTGTCCGAAATCGATAATATTGTCCAAAGACGAGAAATACGAATCTGCAGTTTCGGAATTCTCAACAGCAGCAGGTGCAGATAAAACCTCGCTGGTAATTGCAGACCCTGATGTTGCAGGAGAAAGATCTTCCACGAAATTTCCCAAGAAAAGGTTACTTTTCCACACACCGTTCTCAATCTCATggttagagaaagaaaacgttctgaaaatgttcttcttgttctccaGATCTTCAAGGCTTATCATCACTTCTTCGGACTTGGTCGGTTTCATGTCTTCCGATTGCTCTGTAACATGTACTCTGTTTCCTTCAAAGATGTTCGTGTTCGTcaatgaaacagagaagttCGTCGTCGTCTTCGGGGATGTGATGTTGTTACAAGTGTGGTTTCCGAGATACTTCACTTCGAAAAGGGAAGGATCTGTGTCTGATTTCTGAACTTGCTTCACTGCTAAACAGTCTTGTGTGAATCGATGCGTGCATCTGTAATATGCtctgtaaacaaaaacagagacatAGGATTTAGCAAAtatagcaaaagaaaaattaaaactttgaaattcCCAGATGATGAATGAATGATAATCACCTAGGATTTTTGGATCCATGAATCTCTTTTTGCCCATATTTTCTCCAGCAGTGACCATCATCAATAGAGccattttcttgttctgttgCAACAAAAACCTTAACTTTCTCTGTGTTCTTCTCCGATACTTTCCTgaaaatcaccaaaaaaaaaaacagaggaatcagACACATGAGCACAGTTTGGAACtgaaagagagacaaaaaacCAATCTTTTAGCTCAATTTACCTCTTTTTGAAGACGTTTTTAGAATCTTTTCCATCGATCTCAAGGCTTCGCTTAAGGATGTTCTTGTCTTGGTTGAAGCTCAACATGAAAATGGCATTCTGGTAAATACGGAGGATATCAGAGATCAAGGTTTTGTTGGAATCGACAGAAGAAGTGTGTTTGAGATTGTTCATCAATCGGTTAGCAAGCTCTTTCCCTAGTTCCAATTCGTTGATCACAAGTTTCTcttccatcatcatctttgcATTCACTTCAGAAAATTAAGAATCTTTTcttagattttcttttgagtGAGATTGGTGGGAGATGTGAGTTTCGTCTGTGAGTATCTAGATGTATTTATAGACATGAATGATGGAGATTCTATGATGGTACTCGTCCTTGTGCTTAGACAATaagtattaatttttatttttgtatttattattgGTTTCAATCTTCGACCAGAAGTTGTGTGGAAAAGAGAAGGATCTTGGAGAGAAATTGACATAAAGGAGACTATTAGtgtttcactctttttttatattgctagaatatataaaatagtataaaacTGCTAAATTTGtcttaaaatattacaaataaaattggaATGTTTTAGTCTAGGGGTTACTCgtttctgataaaaaaaaaatgtagttgCTAATTCCATACCTATTAAGCAACTATAATTCTTATCTTATTATTTTCGgtctataatttttatatattagacAGACTAATGATCATATCAAGTTATCTATAAATCGTCAACTAACTCCCCAATCTTAATAGAACCCATATATGGTGAGTCTCACTAAGTCGGTTAAGCTAATCCTATTTTATCTacaaaaactaacaaataataattaaagttATAGTTATTCAGACGAGTGAACCAATAAACAATATTCTTCAAAGACGTCCTGCCGCGTTAGATTCGGTTGAAATTGaatgtctttcttttgtttcgcTGACGTGAAGACTCGTGATGTCATAAATTGCCCAATTATTGCGTTATTTCGAATTTTAAATTGTAGTTTTAAGGTAGCTAAATTATGGGTTTTATTTACAACAAAagagttatttattttaaattaccaATATATAGTCATTTATTGCATgtatttgcatatatatactctatactcgatttacatatattttatcaaccatttttttatataggaTGTTGATTATGTagttagttatatttttaggGGGTCAAAGATcgaaattaatcaaattttagtgGCCCTAACAAGCAAATCAAGAATCTATGGATCAAATCAAAAAAGTATCAAACCATGCAGGTGtagttttgagaaaatatacCAATGTGTCTTTTTCATTCACACAATTGACAGTGACGTATtatcattaattattaatatgaTTTAAATTCGTAATCACTATGATCCATCATCCATATATGTTGTAGTATTCTATTCACCAATGTATATAGGTTTTTAATAGAATCGAACAGAACTACAGAAGGatacagaaaaaaacacagtTAGTACtttaccaaaaattaaaaaaaaaaacaaaaacacagtTAATATATAATACGGAATAAAtgcatttaataaaatttaaaacagtGATTTTATAAAGTAATACTATATTAAGTCATaattagtaaacaaaaaaaagaatttaaaggAATACAAactgttttattatttattaataatgataTACTCCGTATCATAACGATTTACCTTAAAAATcgtaaaatgaaatttttaatcATGGCGCTTACATCCATGATTAATGGCAGAGCATCGTGGCCATTAtgtattcaaattttgttcgtcgaacaaacaaattttgtgtGAATTTAGATGAAATCTAACCTTATGCATTTGCCATATTCATCGTACTGAATTCTTCAGTTTAAAAATTGTGAATATCGTAGataatatattgatatatcCACGTTACTGTAGTACTATATCCTATGTTTCTCAGTTATCAACTTTGTAGCTTTCTGACtccaaattaatatattttagagGCTGCTGTGCTGAGTCGAACTTAATTAATTCCTTAATACTagtagaaaaataatataaattcttttgaagataaatatttattctaCGACGCGTCGCTTGTTTAACGCGTCTGGTCAAGGGAATAATTTATGACTAAAACTAAATTCAGTAAAATGCCCGAGTGGCGTATATACATGCACATGCCTTTTGTGATAAAAATAATAGCTTTAATCACACTTAGTAAATAATTATTCAAGCATGTATGGACTATCTATGATTAATTAGTGCCATAAGGGTTTATTATCTTAATTTGGGCTGCTCTTAGCTTGCTTTGAATTGATAACAACTAACGATTATAAATTGAACAATatgttttcaacttcttctcaAATCAAATGATGTCTTATCATCtgcttttgtttatgtaaAGAACATTCCCTTGTTAATGCATGCATTAGTCCACCGTTACCAGAATGGTCTTTAACTTATTTACATCGGCTAGATATCAACATCGAAATGATAAGATCATAGCTTGACgaaaaactcaagaaagaCGATTAACACTTAACAGAATGCTGTCAAATGAGAGCAGTTGTTATTACCTTCATGTCCAACCATAATTTAATAAGATTATCTTGTATTAACAGGATTGTGGTGTAAATGCTTTAGagcaaaatacaaaaaaaaaacatcaaaattataaCTCCGTACATGTTATGGTATCGTAAGGAAAGAAAACTTTCAAACACAATATCTTCTTATCGATGGGATGGATAAACGTTATTGAAACTTTTGGaatatttaccaaaataaaccTACACCGATGAAATattctttgaacaaaaataaaaatctacaTTTAGTTTTGGAAACTGTCTGGTAATTTCCACGAAAGGTCTTTGGACTTTGGGTGCGTGTTGAAAAAGATATAACTCTCCTTATACAGAGACCCACATGTCACTTCATATGctgattaaatttaatttgtacAATAAAATTACTTTTGAGACTAATAAAAACTCTTACGCCTTAATAGAATTTAATTAAGGGTATTTAGTAAGTTACATCTACATGTGAATTTGTTGAAATTACTGGTCTTGATTGatattctctgtttcaatTTAAGCGTCATTTCAGAATTTgaaatatgtttataaaaagtGTCATTTTAAGCTGTTTAACTGTCATTTATGTTTCAATGCAtgtatttgataaaatttctattttttgtttttactgttTTAGTATGTTGGccaatgaaaattttatagaataaattcataaaataaaaataaaaatagaattattttCTTAGGTTATGTGATGAAAAACACTTTAAATAATACTCAATTTGACAAGATAGTAGTGTCTGGGACCATACAGGACAGATAGaaaacaatcatttttttgttaaatagaTTTTTAAGATAAGCTAAGTACCAAAAAACACATTGAAACCAAACAGCATATGAGTTTGAATTTGTTTGGTACTGGAAGagtttatatagaaattaagCTCATATTTCAGCCAAATgcaattgaaaaaaatcaaagtgtTAGTCACGCCAAGTGTGAACGCAGAAAGTCCTGTTAGATGATAAGCACGTGTGAAAACATCTTAACACTTTCATTGTATTTGTCTTTTAGATTAAAGTTGTCGGATTTCTCAGCGTTGCTATGcgcaagaaaaaaaaatcttggcCACAAACTTAGTTAATACTGTAGCATATGGATATATGTAGTTTGCAATTGCATGTGTAACGGGGGagataaaatgataataaacaATGAGAGATCAGGGAATTTTTGGAACTAATCGTAAATTTTACCACGTCATTAATCGTATAGTTTTGAATCTTTATATTCAATCCAAAGAATTAAAAAGGATGGGCACAAAGGGTAGATATATATGCTTCCTTGATTGAATAAAAGGAAACTTTGCATTTTATATATTCGATGACGCTACtgaatctttattttctttagtgAATACAAGAGAATGAAACAATGTTACAACAGAGGAACAACAATTAATATCATATGGGATGATCCCTAATTCCGCTTCATTaccaacaaatttttttagcATTGGGATGGATAATTCGTAATGATCgtggtattttttttggcaggtAACAGAAGCTATTCAAAAATAAgcaagcaaaacaaaaaataataacagtTGCATACACTTGCATTAGGCCACACATACAGTGAAACGGTATGATTGTTTTAAACCAAATATCTAAACGGCATGCATGTGTCTCTACTGTTGTAAAATCGTTGACCGTGGAAACATTTTATCTTAAAAGTCTCAACTTAATAATGGGCTTTCTTTATGGCCCATATAAATGAGCTACCTCGTTGACCCATATCGTAGGCCACTTACAGATTCTCATTTCCGATCACGAAAAAATAAACCATCTTGGGTTCAGTTTAAGCATTCCCCTATGCAGAAGAAATAAGAGAGACCTTTCacctttgtttgtttgtatgaAAGAACaacagtaatttttttttggataaaatagCGAACAtagttaaatttaaaatttacagTCGATCTTAGGAAAACAGACTTTAGAAAAGTGTGATTTATCTCATTAAATCACAGCTACTAATACTATACTTCTATAGAGGGATATATCATGTGTCGATGGAGGCTggtaaaaatttgaaattcctaagcaattttttcttcttatatatatagataattataCATTCCAAAATAGTAATTCAAGGACAGGtacatttcctttttttcttgtcttgtgAATTAAGGAGaggaaaattttcttttaatccaaacaaaaaaaatcatttcctAAAAAAGTCTCTTCGTCTGTTGGCAAAAACGACGCCGTGTTTCATAAGCCAatatctctctatctcctccGGCGTCCGTCCCGGGATCCTTCCGGCGATCAACTCCCACCTACGCGCCACGTAGGATAGGCTAACAGTCAGTGTTGAGGAACTTACACTTAACCAAATACCTTTTATTCCGATAAAAACCGCATAAAGTTTGTAATTCGGTTAAAATTCTATggaaccgaaccaaaatcgTAATTTACACTTTGACTTCATACAAACATGCTGTAAtcaaaattgaaccaaactaGCCAAAGTGAGTTCTGACATAAATTAAGAATATGTTTTGCTaaagaatcatatataaaaaaagaaactgaaaacgAAATCTTGATTAGGTTTTGCTATTTgaacaactaaaacaaaaaacagagaataataACAAGATCAAAAATCAGGCTGAACACAGTCATTGACAGCTCGGTAAGTTAGACCCAATAATATAATagaaaaaccaagaaaatgcATAAATAAACGACCGACTTTGAGATCAAAATCTAAGCAGATTCGACAAAACAtgaaagaccaaaaaaaagagaaagcaacAAGATGgatcgagagagaaagagtctCTAACCTGTCGCCAACGAGTTTATACATCCGAGAAatgagatcttcttcttcttctgacaTCTTCACAGCTTCCCATTCGATACTACTCACCTCTGCGaaacaaacatacaaaatCAGACTCAAACCGATCAAAAAGatatagagagaaacaaagagaaatcaGACCTTCGGAACAAGAAGCCTTGGCTTTGCTCTGTCTCCGTCGtcgtttatccattttttCCGCCTTGTCTGAACGAAACATCGAACTAATCTGAAGACACGAAACacacagagaaagagagagagaaagagaataaatctcgagaaacaagaagaaatgattTCCTCACGAGGGGAAGGATTAATagtagctttttttttgttgggttctcggaaaagaaaagagtgagagagagaggggctcgaaaaggaaaagaaaatcaaactgaTTATTATATAACTGCGCATGTCTGATTAATCCtagaataattatttatttaatacttATCATCATCCTCcattatttaaatattgactgattaagaaataatataattcGATTGAGCTAAAGAAAACGAATCTGTAAACTGTAGTGTTTCactgtgtgtgtgtgtgtgttgctTCCAACGGCCTTTAGTtcatagagaaagaagaacgACAGATACAACCATAACTACTTATTTTAAATCCTTTGACTTGCGGTTGTAAAAATTCCTCGTTTACAGACAGTTGGAGAAATAGTAGCTTCTCCTCTGGCTTTGACTTTCGAAATGACCAGTATGTCCCTTATATGTGTTCTTGTTTCTAGTTTATTTGCTATTCTACATTAAATATACATTCTGTCAAAGCtacttatttaaaaatataactattcaacaataacaaaaaaattcatttgttgcaagagaaaacaaataaggaCTGTGATATAAAGTTCAGGAATTCGATTTGAAAGTTTGATATAAGAGGAAAGTTTGGTAGAAGAGAACAGCAAAACgggaaaataatattataatcaGAAGAgggtaaaaaaagaaatagttaGTTCGAGaacatatctctctctatGTATCTTTCATATATTCCTTTGGTCTGATGGTAATGTCGTCAAAAGTGGGCACAACACCCGTATGGTTGTGTGCCTCTACTGGTCCGATGTGGTCCGAAAACgtacttgtttttcttcattaattatatatttttgattacaAATATGCTTTAACCACATCTCGAGACCGGTTTCATTACATATTTCAAGGTTTCAtctattcatttttatatcACAAATGGAATTTTTGACTAAATGGAGTGAGACGAAAGAGCAAAGAAGCACATTTGTTGTATACAAAGCTTTGACTCGCAAAAAAAAAGGCATGAATCAGACAAGTATCTAACAACAATTATTTATGACATGTGGTGGTTAAAGCTATTTAATAACCCAAAAAGACTTCGAAGAATATATGAGATTAGCCCcccttttttcattttcttaaaaagatttGTATAAGATCTGCAGTGCGAAGGTGAGATACGTCTATATATTCTATAAGATGAATAGCTGCTCTAGctactttttttgtgtggtaCATGTTATGATAAATTGAAAACGTTTAATCTATGCATTTTTAAGTACATGATCTAACAGTTTATAGAGATAAGTTGCATGTTTTCGTACATTATATGCTAATGAAAACAGTTATGTTGAATGTTAGTTGCTGCATGTTGTTGTATGGGTTTTTTCATGACGAAGTGGTTAAAGCGTTATATGTTGCCCTAATAAGCCATGGGCctattcaaaaacaatatgggcttattgattattttaaattgCTATCGGCCAGCTTGAGCAGTTACTTGAAAAGGCCCATGAATGTTTACGGAGAGTACAACACGTTGACACGCAcaacaacagaaaaagaaaacacaaaagcttatcaatcaatcaaatctttaattatattatttggtcGGTTTAAGAAGTGTTTACGTGGTTATCAACATTAACTTTTGAATTGAATTATACGAAACGGCAAAAAGATTATCAAAAGTGTTGACTTGTGAGCTACCGTTTTTGCCCCTTAAAAGTCTCAAATTCCAAGGCGATAAATGGTCAAGCACCCTCCACGCTCCTCCTGTCTTTTATTGCCACGTGTCTACCACCGTTCCCGTCTGAATTTGTCAGCATCTGTATGCCACGCGGCGGCCAGTTTCCCCGACGTTAATTTCTCCGGTAATTATCACACGTGTCGTGTAGTCAATGGATATTAACTTCGAGCTTATTTTATGGagtttttaattgttttcaattAGCGTTTTTTTCTCATTGGTGGGTCCACAGATTAATGGAACTAACGAAATATAATTGGTGAATGAAAATGTCTGTTTCATTGAATTCATGCGTTTCTATTAAAGAAGTCACAGTTTTTAAAATGGGTTCACGTGGTCGAGTACTTAGCTCGTGAGCCGGCTTCAGTGTCCATAGTGTATTACTCAGCTTTGTAACAACATTATTAGAGAGAATAATTCACTTTCATTGTataaatgacaaaaacaattaataccaacttgttttgataattacaaagtaacaaaatagaagCATTCAGAGTTTTGAAGTTATATATTCATTTGAAATGTCTTGAAAAAAGTTATATGTCTttctttgacaaaacaaaattcagtaaATTtcaatcaattatatatttttaaaagtactATACGCACACAATTCTTTATACAacgacaaaaagaaattttacaTCTAAAAATTTCgtatatagataaattaacacgtttgtaaaatattgaataaatattattttgtcacTATATACACAGTAATCACatgtaataaattaaaatcaatcGATATGTTTCGTTAGATCTCTCAATAGATAATTATTGATATAAACTAGTACGAAAATAACATAACATACACAGTTACACatacataaacatataatatttgtaccaaaattattaagaaaaagaaatttaaagcTCTCAATCAAGAGATTTTGTATGATATGAAATATTCTTCTgatttt
It encodes the following:
- the SDH8 gene encoding succinate dehydrogenase subunit (unknown protein; FUNCTIONS IN: molecular_function unknown; INVOLVED IN: biological_process unknown; LOCATED IN: endomembrane system; EXPRESSED IN: 24 plant structures; EXPRESSED DURING: 15 growth stages; Has 4 Blast hits to 4 proteins in 2 species: Archae - 0; Bacteria - 0; Metazoa - 0; Fungi - 0; Plants - 4; Viruses - 0; Other Eukaryotes - 0 (source: NCBI BLink).), with amino-acid sequence MIYRKWSLLSGPPVILGGAVIAAVAVGFVLQNVTKGEQKKNVSTNK
- the CPC gene encoding Homeodomain-like superfamily protein (CAPRICE (CPC); CONTAINS InterPro DOMAIN/s: SANT, DNA-binding (InterPro:IPR001005), Homeodomain-like (InterPro:IPR009057), Myb, DNA-binding (InterPro:IPR014778), Homeodomain-related (InterPro:IPR012287), MYB-like (InterPro:IPR017877), Myb transcription factor (InterPro:IPR015495); BEST Arabidopsis thaliana protein match is: Homeodomain-like superfamily protein (TAIR:AT5G53200.1); Has 2615 Blast hits to 2615 proteins in 179 species: Archae - 0; Bacteria - 0; Metazoa - 0; Fungi - 0; Plants - 2602; Viruses - 0; Other Eukaryotes - 13 (source: NCBI BLink).); this encodes MFRSDKAEKMDKRRRRQSKAKASCSEEVSSIEWEAVKMSEEEEDLISRMYKLVGDRWELIAGRIPGRTPEEIERYWLMKHGVVFANRRRDFFRK
- the WRKY46 gene encoding WRKY DNA-binding protein 46 (WRKY DNA-binding protein 46 (WRKY46); CONTAINS InterPro DOMAIN/s: DNA-binding WRKY (InterPro:IPR003657); BEST Arabidopsis thaliana protein match is: WRKY family transcription factor (TAIR:AT4G23810.1); Has 3385 Blast hits to 2951 proteins in 185 species: Archae - 0; Bacteria - 0; Metazoa - 0; Fungi - 0; Plants - 3370; Viruses - 0; Other Eukaryotes - 15 (source: NCBI BLink).) — protein: MMMEEKLVINELELGKELANRLMNNLKHTSSVDSNKTLISDILRIYQNAIFMLSFNQDKNILKRSLEIDGKDSKNVFKKRKVSEKNTEKVKVFVATEQENGSIDDGHCWRKYGQKEIHGSKNPRAYYRCTHRFTQDCLAVKQVQKSDTDPSLFEVKYLGNHTCNNITSPKTTTNFSVSLTNTNIFEGNRVHVTEQSEDMKPTKSEEVMISLEDLENKKNIFRTFSFSNHEIENGVWKSNLFLGNFVEDLSPATSGSAITSEVLSAPAAVENSETADSYFSSLDNIIDFGQDWLWS